A part of Aegilops tauschii subsp. strangulata cultivar AL8/78 chromosome 2, Aet v6.0, whole genome shotgun sequence genomic DNA contains:
- the LOC109768353 gene encoding galactoside 2-alpha-L-fucosyltransferase-like has translation MEGGKPSTQRHSSGAVRPIVLLVVAVSLVAVLFMATRVSPGCRPLLKAVYQQGLGRAGPSVTADPLLGGLLSPGFDDRSCLSRYRASLYRQPSLHNLSSHLVSRLRRYESLHQLCGPGTPAYSHAVARLREAMDGHASAPAPASSNSTSSSDPECSYIIWTPVEGLGNRILSTASAFLYALLTDRVLLVHHPADDLNDMFCEPFPGSNTTWVLPEEGFPIQGIKGLNVRTRESLGNALGRGEGEGSAPWLYVHLQTDYKPDDRRFFCDDGQDTVRGVRWLVLRSDNYFVPGLFFLRRYEEELVRLFPRRDTVFHHLGRYLFHPSNTVWGMATRYYSSYLAPAEERVGVQVREFKYARISADERYKQIISCASRESLLPAVDNATLPSSSDHHHHQEQEQETKRKAVLVVSLNGDYYDKLSSLYYEHGGAAGVTVSVFQPTHLGMQQSEKRQHNQKALAEIVLLSFSDVVVTSAQSTFGYVSQGLAGLRPWVLMLPVDGKVPDPPCRLASTIEPCFMRPPHYDCRTRGDSDNGKVVPYIRQCEDVSYGVQLVE, from the exons ATGGAGGGCGGCAAGCCATCCACTCAGCGCCACTCGTCCGGCGCCGTTCGGCCGATTGTGCTACTAGTGGTCGCGGTGAGCCTGGTTGCCGTGCTCTTCATGGCCACGCGGGTCTCGCCCGGATGCCGTCCACTCTTAAAAGCTG TGTACCAACAAGGCCTAGGCCGTGCCGGCCCCTCCGTGACGGCCGATCCGCTCCTCGGCGGCCTCCTCTCGCCGGGCTTCGACGACCGCTCCTGCCTCAGCCGCTACCGCGCCTCGCTCTACCGCCAGCCGTCGCTCCACAACCTGTCATCGCACCTCGTCTCGCGCCTCCGACGCTACGAGTCCCTCCACCAGCTCTGCGGGCCTGGCACACCGGCGTACTCGCACGCCGTCGCCCGCCTGCGCGAGGCCATGGATGGGCATGCGTCAGCGCCAGCACCAGCGTCATCGAACAGTACCAGCAGCTCCGACCCCGAGTGCAGCTACATCATCTGGACCCCCGTAGAGGGACTCGGCAACCGCATCCTCTCCACCGCCTCGGCTTTCCTCTACGCGCTGCTCACTGACCGTGTCCTCCTTGTCCACCACCCCGCCGACGACCTCAACGACATGTTCTGCGAGCCGTTCCCGGGCTCCAACACCACCTGGGTGCTCCCGGAGGAAGGGTTTCCCATCCAGGGCATCAAGGGGCTCAACGTCCGCACCcgggagagcctcggcaacgcgCTGGGCCGTGGCGAGGGCGAGGGGTCGGCGCCGTGGCTGTACGTGCACCTACAGACCGACTACAAGCCGGACGATCGGCGCTTCTTCTGCGACGACGGACAGGACACGGTGCGTGGCGTGCGATGGCTCGTGCTCCGCTCCGACAACTACTTCGTGCCGGGCCTCTTCTTCCTCCGGCGGTACGAGGAAGAGCTGGTCCGGCTGTTCCCGCGCCGCGACACCGTGTTCCACCACCTCGGGCGGTACCTGTTCCACCCGAGCAACACGGTGTGGGGCATGGCGACGCGGTACTACAGCTCGTACCTCGCCCCGGCGGAGGAGCGGGTGGGCGTCCAGGTGCGCGAGTTCAAGTATGCGCGCATCTCCGCCGACGAACGCTACAAGCAGATCATCTCGTGCGCGAGCCGCGAGAGCCTCCTGCCCGCCGTCGACAACGCTACTCTCCCGAGCTCCTctgaccaccaccaccaccaggagCAGGAGCAGGAGACGAAACGCAAGGCCGTGCTGGTCGTGTCGCTAAACGGGGACTACTACGACAAGCTCAGCAGCCTGTACTACgagcacggcggcgcggcgggagtGACTGTGAGCGTGTTCCAGCCGACGCACCTGGGAATGCAGCAGTCGGAGAAGCGGCAGCACAACCAGAAGGCGTTGGCTGAGATAGTGTTGCTCAGCTTTTCGGACGTGGTCGTCACGTCCGCCCAATCCACCTTCGGCTACGTCAGCCAGGGGCTGGCCGGGCTGAGGCCCTGGGTGCTCATGCTCCCCGTCGACGGGAAGGTCCCCGATCCGCCGTGTCGTCTCGCCTCCACCATCGAGCCCTGCTTCATGAGGCCGCCGCACTATGACTGCCGGACGAGGGGAGACAGCGACAACGGCAAGGTGGTCCCCTACATCCGGCAGTGCGAGGATGTATCGTATGGCGTTCAGTTGGTGGAGTAA
- the LOC109768343 gene encoding farnesylcysteine lyase — MPPLFLLLLPVLLLVHPPFPQAAAAAAEDICIVGSGISGASTAFFLTNYTAPDPAPQLRVFERRDRVGGRLATVTVAGEVFEAGGSIIHPRNLHVRRFADLLGLAAKTGGDNDEDWLGIWDGARFVFKTLRPPPPGSSWLRRKLHGLANSLLLLRRYGLSLLRMDSFVQEMLQKFMLYYNGFESRPVFDNVEEMLKWSGLYGLTRRTLEDELIDAGLNTQTISELVTVITRINYGQSTSISGLAGAVSLAGSESGLWSIKGGNWQLAAGLLKTANASLHLQEGIESISDAGDYYVLKSNKGHEYNCTVTVVATPLDEVNITFIPPISIPPRKMQHTHTTFVRGLLDPKFFGLSSVSDIPELIGTMELPDIPFSCISVRKKHGEHDMTYKIFSRAKLEDALLDQMFSTREETIRIDWPAYPHYQAPEDFAPIILDGRHLYYVNTFESAASAMETGAVAAENVARLIISRLPLGLRAGLSAAAAPEPHIESFAGEEEGSQRVDL; from the exons ATGCCGCCccttttcctcctcctcctccccgtcctcctcctcgtgcACCCCCCCTTCCcgcaggccgccgccgccgctgccgaggACATCTGCATCGTCGGCAGCGGCATCTCGGGCGCCTCCACGGCCTTCTTCCTCACCAACTACACCGCCCCCGACCCGGCCCCGCAGCTCCGCGTCTTCGAGCGCCGCGACAGGGTCGGCGGCCGCCTCGCCACCGTCACCGTCGCCGGCGAAGTCTTCGAGGCCGGCGGCTCCATCATCCACCCGCGCAACCTCCACGTGCGCCGCTTCGCCGACCTCCTCGGCCTCGCCGCCAAGACCGGCGGCGACAACGACGAGGACTGGCTCGGGATCTGGGACGGCGCCCGCTTCGTCTTCAAGACTCTCCGCCCGCCCCCGCCGGGGAGCTCCTGGCTGCGCCGCAAGCTCCACGGCCTCGCCAACTCGCTCCTGCTGCTCAGGCGATATGGTCTCTCGCTGCTCAGGATGGACAGCTTCGTGCAG GAAATGTTGCAAAAGTTTATGCTTTACTACAACGGATTCGAGTCCCGGCCTGTGTTCGACAACGTTGAGGAGATGCTCAAATGGTCAGGCCTCTATGGGCTCACTCGCAGGACCCTAGAGGACGAGCTCATTGATGCTGGGCTGAATACTCAAACTATATCAGAGCTTGTCACT GTAATAACAAGGATCAACTATGGACAAAGCACGAGCATAAGTGGGTTAGCAGGCGCTGTGTCTTTAGCTGGCTCTGAGTCTGGATTGTGGTCTATCAAAGGAGGCAACTGGCAGCTAGCTGCTGGGTTGCTCAAGACTGCTAATGCCAGTCTCCATCTCCAAGAAGGCATAGAGTCAATCTCTGATGCAGGGGATTACTATGTTCTGAAATCGAATAAAGGTCATGAGTACAACTGCACGGTGACGGTTGTTGCAACTCCCCTCGATGAGGTGAACATTACGTTTATCCCTCCGATCTCTATTCCACCAAGGAAGATGCAACATACCCATACAACCTTTGTCAGAGGCCTCTTGGACCCT AAATTCTTTGGTCTGAGCTCCGTGTCCGACATTCCAGAGCTGATAGGAACCATGGAGCTCCCTGATATCCCCTTCTCGTGCATCTCAGTTCGGAAGAAGCATGGCGAACATGACATGACTTACAAAATTTTCTCACGTGCGAAGCTGGAGGATGCTTTGTTGGATCAGATGTTCAG CACAAGGGAGGAGACCATCCGGATAGACTGGCCCGCTTACCCCCACTACCAGGCCCCGGAGGATTTTGCACCGATCATACTGGACGGCAGGCACCTGTACTACGTGAACACCTTTGAGAGCGCCGCGAGTGCCATGGAGACGGGCGCCGTCGCAGCGGAGAATGTGGCAAGGCTCATCATCTCGAGGCTGCCTCTCGGGTTACGAGCTGGGctctcggcggcggcggcacctGAGCCTCATATCGAGTCGTTTGCCGGCGAGGAGGAAGGTTCCCAGCGTGTGGACCTGTGA